The window GCATGAGCGGCGGCAATGACGCGGCGCACAGGATCGAAGAAGAGGAGCGGCACGCAGTCGGCGAAGCACAGCAGCAAGGGCAGTCCCGACTCCGCCGTCATCAGGGCGTCGCAGGCGGGCACGGACTCGTCATAGCAGCTCGCGCCCATGCTCGCATCGCTGGCGCGGACAAGGCGCACTTCGTCGCCGTGCACCTGGCGCGGCGTGACGATCCGCGCAGCGTCAAGCCTCAGAGTCTCAGCAAAGAGACGACGATTCTCCAAGACGTCCGCGGCACAGTCGCCGACGTGGAGCGCCATGTTCAATGCGGCAAACGGCGGCTTCGAGACGCCGCCCAAGCGCGTGGAAATGCCATGCGCCAGCCCCTCCTCGGGAAAGAGCGAGAACGAGCCGCGCCAAAGGCCGCCGCTATGTCTGAGCTGAAACATGTTTCTCCTCCATTGTATCACAAACGCCGCAGCGTGTGCATCCCGAAAAGCAAGGTTTCGTATATTGCAGCGCCGCCGCCCTCTGCAGTTCGCGGTAGAGGTACTGCTTGGGAAATCCCATGTCGAGCACATCCCACGGGAATACCGCATCTTCTGCGTGCCGCACCTGCAGAAAATCCGCAAAGGAAAGCCCCTCTTCCTTCAGCGCACGCTTGAACGATTTCGCGCCGCCCGCGAGGAAGGCGCGGTGCAGGGCGCGAGCGACGCGGCGGTCGCCGCGCGCGAGCACGCCCTGCACATAGGCGCTCTTGGGCGATTCGGCGATGATGCGGATGCTCCTGTAGGGCGCCAGCCCCTTGCGGATCGTCTTCATCGCCTCCTTGACCCATTTCTCGTCCGCCATCGGCAGCCACTGGAAGGGCGTGAACGGCTTGGGGATGAACGGATTGATGCTCAAGGTGATCTGCGCATGCTCCTTCTTCGCCCGGATGTGCTCATGCAGGCGCACGGTCATATCGACGATGGCCTTGATGTCCTCTTCCTCCTCGTAGGGCAGACCGATCATCAAGTAGAGACGGAATTGGCGGATGCCCGCCTGCAGAGCAAGATCGACCGTATGGCGCAGATGCTCCTCCTCGATGCCCTTGTTGATGATCTTCCTCATGCGCACGCTGCCCGCCTCGGGGGCGAGTGTGATCGTGCGCAGCCCGCTCCTCGAAAGGGACGCGACAAGCTCCTCGGTCACGGAATCGGCGCGGAAGGAGGCGACGGACATGCCGAGATTTTCTGCCAGAATGTCGCGGCACAAAGCGTCGATCTCGGGATAGTCCGAGATGGCGGCTCCCATGAGTCCGATGCGCTTTTCGTACTTCTTCGCCTCTTGGACTTCCTTTTCCAAGACCTTCAGCGAGCGGTTGCGCGGCTGTCGAAAGCAGTAGCCCGCCATGCAGAAGCGACAGTGCCTGCCGCAGCCGCGCGCCGTCTCGATGAGGTAAAGGTTGAATTCCGTATCGTCGGTGACGACGACGGTGTGCGCGGGAAAATCATCGAGATCGCGCACCCATTGGCGCGTGACGCGCGAAGGAGCGCCCGCCGCAGGGCGAATGGCGCACAGGCGGCCCGACTCATCGTAGTCGTGCGCGTAGAGCGAGGGCAC of the Selenomonas sputigena genome contains:
- a CDS encoding TIGR03960 family B12-binding radical SAM protein, with the protein product MSWKIKRRLREQLEREQGYFSFPTGTRRAFALVYPNSYFVGMSNLGLHIIYDLLNRRGDTACERFFLPSDEEQREHERTGTPLLSLENQQPLHRFSLIGFAVSFEMDYFNLLRILQLGKVRLLAAERGEQDAIVLAGGPCATFNPEPLSLFVDAFVIGEGEVVMPALMDAYDAAVRQGLSRAELLRALSKVEGVYVPSLYAHDYDESGRLCAIRPAAGAPSRVTRQWVRDLDDFPAHTVVVTDDTEFNLYLIETARGCGRHCRFCMAGYCFRQPRNRSLKVLEKEVQEAKKYEKRIGLMGAAISDYPEIDALCRDILAENLGMSVASFRADSVTEELVASLSRSGLRTITLAPEAGSVRMRKIINKGIEEEHLRHTVDLALQAGIRQFRLYLMIGLPYEEEEDIKAIVDMTVRLHEHIRAKKEHAQITLSINPFIPKPFTPFQWLPMADEKWVKEAMKTIRKGLAPYRSIRIIAESPKSAYVQGVLARGDRRVARALHRAFLAGGAKSFKRALKEEGLSFADFLQVRHAEDAVFPWDVLDMGFPKQYLYRELQRAAALQYTKPCFSGCTRCGVCDTMEEKHVSAQT
- the pgeF gene encoding peptidoglycan editing factor PgeF, whose product is MFQLRHSGGLWRGSFSLFPEEGLAHGISTRLGGVSKPPFAALNMALHVGDCAADVLENRRLFAETLRLDAARIVTPRQVHGDEVRLVRASDASMGASCYDESVPACDALMTAESGLPLLLCFADCVPLLFFDPVRRVIAAAHAGWKGTVAEIGRKTVQRMAETFGSRPQDILAGIGPSIGACCFEVGEEVAAAFRAAFPEAPELLSHSPEGKRTIDLWAANRLQLEAAGLLPAHIDSADVCTKCNAELFFSYREEHGTTGRFAAWIALK